A genomic window from Zootoca vivipara chromosome Z, rZooViv1.1, whole genome shotgun sequence includes:
- the TMLHE gene encoding trimethyllysine dioxygenase, mitochondrial isoform X1 translates to MWGRQLIHLLSSSQRVLKKSPRCRAPWLLNFRKTLPSLTRWHHTVPESLKCAWQLNDDHLELKYGDVLMRFDYVWLRDHCRSASCYNTKTNQRSLDTASVDLRIRPKSIRVDETTLFLTWPDGHVTRYGLEWLLKNSYEGQKQQVMQPRILWNAQIYQEAQVPSVDCQSFLETNEGLKEFLQNFLLYGISFVENVPPTKEDTEILAERISLIRETIYGRMWHFTSDFSRGDTAYTKLALDRHTDTTYFQEPCGIQVFHCLRHEGTGGRTLLVDGFYAAEQVLQQAPDDFELLTKVPLKHEYIENVGGCHNHMIGVGPVLNVYPWNNEIYLIRYNNYDRAVINTVPYDTVHRWYSAHRTLTAELRRPENELWVKLKPGKALFVDNWRVLHGRESFTGYRQLCGCYLTRDDVLNTARFLGLQA, encoded by the exons ATGTGGGGTCGTCAGCTGATTCACCTGCTCTCTAGCTCCCAGCGGGTGCTGAAGAAAAGTCCCAGGTGCCGAGCGCCATGGCTGCTCAACTTCAGGAAAACCCTTCCAAGTCTGACCCGTTGGCATCACACAGTCCCAGAGTCGCTAAAGTGTGCCTGGCAGTTAAACGATGATCACTTGG AGCTGAAATATGGGGATGTCCTCATGCGCTTCGACTACGTCTGGCTCCGTGATCACTGCCGCTCGGCTTCCTGCTACAATACCAAGACCAACCAGCGCAGCTTGGACACAGCCAGTGTGGATCTGCGCATCAGGCCAAAGAGCATCCGTGTGGATGAAACAACACTCTTTCTCACCT GGCCAGATGGCCACGTGACGAGGTACGGGTTGGAATGGCTGCTGAAGAACAGCTATGAAGGGCAGAAGCAGCAGGTCATGCAGCCACGCATTCTCTGGAATGCTCAGATCTACCAGGAAGCCCAGGTGCCCTCAGTGGACTGCCAGAGCTTCCTGGAGACCAACGAGGGCCTGAAAGAGTTCCTGCAGAACTTCTTGCTCTACGGGATCTCATTTGTGGAAAACGTCCCCCCAACCAAAGAAGACACCGAGATCTTAGCAGAGAGGATCAGCTTGATCAG ggagactATCTATGGCAGGATGTGGCACTTCACCTCTGACTTCTCCCGGGGAGACACAGCGTACACCAAGCTGGCTTTGGACCGTCACACAGATACCACTTATTTCCAGGAACCCTGTGG CATCCAGGTTTTTCACTGCCTCCGGCACGAAGGGACAGGTGGTCGTACACTGCTTGTGGATGGCTTCTACGCAGCAGAGCAGGTGCTCCAGCAAGCCCCGGATGACTTTGAGCTCCTGACCAAGGTGCCACTGAAGCACGAATATATCGAGAATGTGGGGGGCTGCCACAACCACATGATTGGGGTTGGGCCTGTCTTGAATGTCTACCCTTGGAACAACGAGATCTACTTAATCAG GTACAACAACTACGACCGAGCCGTCATTAACACGGTGCCTTACGACACTGTGCACCGCTGGTACAGTGCACACCGCACTCTCACCGCCGAGCTAAGGAGACCAGAGAATGAGCTCTGGGTGAAGCTGAAGCCGGGCAAG GCCCTGTTTGTGGACAACTGGCGAGTTCTGCATGGCCGGGAGTCTTTCACAGGTTACCGCCAGCTCTGTGGCTGCTACCTAACTAGAGATGACGTGCTGAATACAGCCCGCTTCCTGGGGCTGCAAGCCTAG
- the TMLHE gene encoding trimethyllysine dioxygenase, mitochondrial isoform X2 yields the protein MITWLKYGDVLMRFDYVWLRDHCRSASCYNTKTNQRSLDTASVDLRIRPKSIRVDETTLFLTWPDGHVTRYGLEWLLKNSYEGQKQQVMQPRILWNAQIYQEAQVPSVDCQSFLETNEGLKEFLQNFLLYGISFVENVPPTKEDTEILAERISLIRETIYGRMWHFTSDFSRGDTAYTKLALDRHTDTTYFQEPCGIQVFHCLRHEGTGGRTLLVDGFYAAEQVLQQAPDDFELLTKVPLKHEYIENVGGCHNHMIGVGPVLNVYPWNNEIYLIRYNNYDRAVINTVPYDTVHRWYSAHRTLTAELRRPENELWVKLKPGKALFVDNWRVLHGRESFTGYRQLCGCYLTRDDVLNTARFLGLQA from the exons ATGATCACTTGG CTGAAATATGGGGATGTCCTCATGCGCTTCGACTACGTCTGGCTCCGTGATCACTGCCGCTCGGCTTCCTGCTACAATACCAAGACCAACCAGCGCAGCTTGGACACAGCCAGTGTGGATCTGCGCATCAGGCCAAAGAGCATCCGTGTGGATGAAACAACACTCTTTCTCACCT GGCCAGATGGCCACGTGACGAGGTACGGGTTGGAATGGCTGCTGAAGAACAGCTATGAAGGGCAGAAGCAGCAGGTCATGCAGCCACGCATTCTCTGGAATGCTCAGATCTACCAGGAAGCCCAGGTGCCCTCAGTGGACTGCCAGAGCTTCCTGGAGACCAACGAGGGCCTGAAAGAGTTCCTGCAGAACTTCTTGCTCTACGGGATCTCATTTGTGGAAAACGTCCCCCCAACCAAAGAAGACACCGAGATCTTAGCAGAGAGGATCAGCTTGATCAG ggagactATCTATGGCAGGATGTGGCACTTCACCTCTGACTTCTCCCGGGGAGACACAGCGTACACCAAGCTGGCTTTGGACCGTCACACAGATACCACTTATTTCCAGGAACCCTGTGG CATCCAGGTTTTTCACTGCCTCCGGCACGAAGGGACAGGTGGTCGTACACTGCTTGTGGATGGCTTCTACGCAGCAGAGCAGGTGCTCCAGCAAGCCCCGGATGACTTTGAGCTCCTGACCAAGGTGCCACTGAAGCACGAATATATCGAGAATGTGGGGGGCTGCCACAACCACATGATTGGGGTTGGGCCTGTCTTGAATGTCTACCCTTGGAACAACGAGATCTACTTAATCAG GTACAACAACTACGACCGAGCCGTCATTAACACGGTGCCTTACGACACTGTGCACCGCTGGTACAGTGCACACCGCACTCTCACCGCCGAGCTAAGGAGACCAGAGAATGAGCTCTGGGTGAAGCTGAAGCCGGGCAAG GCCCTGTTTGTGGACAACTGGCGAGTTCTGCATGGCCGGGAGTCTTTCACAGGTTACCGCCAGCTCTGTGGCTGCTACCTAACTAGAGATGACGTGCTGAATACAGCCCGCTTCCTGGGGCTGCAAGCCTAG
- the LOC118078978 gene encoding probable G-protein coupled receptor 34: protein MNFLSPNYHLPRNYSNGSSCGIQDGFLAGTLPVMYSIISTIGFFSNMLALWVFQFGTQKANSITVYMKNLAISDLLLALCLPFRAAYQNESGPPILCKVVGTVFYITMYISILLLSLICLDRYLKIIWPLQQFRIHKVPHSTSASRVVWLLCIATMLPYFFNKGNSNDPCSHKCFHFKKRGALAAVLNMTAVFLFFFLLLFFLYSYSKISLKLHTASLRKSKRVSSRATLKISVVLLVFTICFAPYHVVRVPYIFAQVGVFSAAESVQALHLANEVVLCISALNCCFDPVVFFFLSSNFKRALLAATRGKLKGALQKNPDISGNRKSITDARMQES, encoded by the coding sequence ATGAATTTCCTTTCCCCTAATTACCATCTCCCAAGGAATTACTCTAATGGATCATCTTGTGGAATCCAAGATGGCTTTCTTGCAGGGACTCTGCCTGTGATGTACTCCATCATCTCCACAATTGGTTTCTTCAGCAACATGCTGGCCCTCTGGGTGTTCCAGTTTGGCACGCAGAAGGCAAACTCCATCACGGTGTACATGAAGAACCTTGCCATCTCAGACCTCTTgcttgccctctgcctgcccttccGGGCTGCTTATCAAAATGAGAGTGGCCCTCCCATCCTGTGCAAAGTGGTTGGAACAGTCTTCTACATCACCATGTACATCAGCATCCTGCTCCTCAGCCTGATATGCCTGGACCGCTACCTGAAGATCATCTGGCCCCTCCAGCAGTTCCGGATCCACAAAGTACCTCACAGCACTTCTGCCTCCAGAGTGGTGTGGCTGCTTTGCATTGCCACAATGCTGCCATACTTTTTCAACAAGGGCAACAGCAACGACCCCTGCAGCCACAAATGCTTCCACTTCAAGAAGAGAGGGGCTCTGGCAGCAGTGCTCAACATGACAgcagtgtttcttttcttcttcctgttgctgtttttcctttaCTCTTACAGCAAAATCTCTCTTAAGCTCCACACAGCATCCTTGAGGAAAAGTAAGCGGGTTAGCAGCAGAGCCACTCTGAAGATCTCTGTGGTCCTGCTCGTCTTCACAATATGCTTTGCCCCCTACCATGTGGTCAGAGTGCCCTACATATTTGCCCAGGTAGGGGTCTTCTCTGCTGCAGAGAGTGTTCAGGCCCTCCACCTTGCCAATGAAGTTGTCCTTTGCATCTCAGCCCTCAACTGCTGCTTCGAccctgttgttttcttttttctgtccaGCAATTTCAAGAGGGCTCTGCTGGCAGCCACCCGTGGGAAACTGAAAGGAGCTCTTCAGAAGAACCCAGACATCTCAGGCAACAGAAAATCCATCACAGACGCCAGAATGCAGGAGAGCTGA